The genomic segment AGTGATTAGGTGTAGTATCATAGAATTAATCGGAATTAAGTAGGTTATAATAATAACTAATATTGCATTCAGAAAGAATAAATCTTTCATGAAATCTTCACTTTGAAAGGGACGACGCCCACTCGCTCTGTTTGGCTTGGAAGTTCAAGAAAGTGCTGGATCACAGTTAAGTCTTTTGGTCCCATTTGGAaatttttaatgatatatattattttattatataataatttattatataggAACATATAGGgtcttatattatattttaagcTTGTTTAGACGGGTTAGTATCATAGTTGCAATCCCGCCAAGTTGGTGGGTTTTAACCAACGAGTTGGGGTCTCTTTTTGGTTGATGCTCCCAACCTGttctttttaatttatatttagttGTGTGAACTACAGTTGGTTTGTATTGAATATCTTATCTTATTATCAATAAAGAGAAGTTCAGTGTTGGTTGCCAATTTAATACTTTATTTAAGTACAcatttatttgtattttaatcACTAATTTGATATATAATGGTGGATTACATGGGGAAGAGTAAAAGCAAGTGCATGATCTGCCACTTGCTTTGGTGCTGTCTTTTGACCACTGTGTCTCCTTTAGTTTCCTTTTGGGGCATGCTTCGTTGTGTCGCCTTCCGTTGATAGGATAAATCTATTAGAAAAATCAAGGAGTTTCTtgaattttagtcattttaaatctttcgcCCAAGTTCTTTTACATATTCCaagattttctatttaatgaattatatttctttaagttgtttaaatttataattaaatctaTATATTTTCCTTTCATGAACCGAGGTAGAGTAGAAGAGTGGGTGTGTGGGGAAGATTTGCGAGGGTATTGGGTTTGATGAGCTCTGTAGGTGGAAGAAATAATGGGTTtggttattatttattatatgttaaatttcaaagaaaaatgccccACCTCACGCATTTTGCGCTCCAAGATGTTTATAATCTTTACATGACTCGAGTATGGTGCCTTCCTTGATTTTTATGAGATTGTAACTTCCTAGAATTCATATTTTAGTCGATTTATTAACATATATTTAGAGGGTTTATgtttatttgaaaatttcaagtttaaatttattagatAGGGTATGAATTTATTTAAAGGATTGATTTGTCGGAGGTGAAGAGTTGTTTAGGGCATGTTGCTTTGCTTGACCTGAACGTAACATCTCGTCCTTGTCATTTACATGATTCGGTCATGTCTAATTTGTTAACATGAAAAGCGTCAATGCATTCATCGGTCATGAGTATGTTTTGATTTCGGGCGCATCATgaacttttaattttaaattttgtgagacagatattttatttaaatcactcataaattattctttttttaaaaatataaaataggtTATCTGtcacataaaaatatataaatttttgttaAAATATAGGAGGCTAAACTCGATGAAGGAGATGGATTCAAGAACAaaagttcaattttttttaattgcagTTCATAAAAAGATTCATATAAATAAATCTTATAAAATACCTCGATTGTAGAGTAGGTTGTTTTACTATTTTGCCCTTGGCGATGTCCATGTTccattatttatgaaaaatatttgatttagaCAAACCATAATCCGTAAACATAGATATCGTGCGGTCCACTAACTCCTTTTAAATTAAACATATAAGCCACATCATTTTATCCACATTGTCCAAAAACTGGACGTGGCATGCATGTTTTCGGGACTGGGAGCTTTTATTAATGCGTAAAAAGCAAAATTATATAAGTTTCAACTGCAAATACATTTATAAGCAGGCCTCAAGACTTCAAGCCCAAAGTTTAGCATCAAAACCCGAATCAATCGGACCTATGCCATTTCTTTTTTAGCGAATCGTCCCCTGAAAATTGCATGCCCGACTGCATGGCCCAAAACTGCAGCTATAAAAACACCACCATTATAAGACACCACAGCCAAAATAACGAGATACCCGAAACCGGCCCGAATAGCGTGGATGCCGGACTGGAAGAAAACCGTAGCCACCCGGCTCGAACCGGGTCTGACCAAATTGAGATTTGAGAGAAACTCGATTAGAATGGCCAAGGCTGTGGTGGATACAAGTGCTAGTGCGTACATACCCGAGTTGTTATCGGGCCAACCCTGGAACAGGAATTCGGATTCTTTTCCCCAATAGAAATATGCCTTGTGGTGGATGTGAGCGGCGGCCCCGGGCGGTGGAGGGGCGGAGGCTAGGTTGTGGTGTGCCTGTAGGGGATTGATCAAGTtcattcttgaaaattttgttgtggAAAAAAATCTTTTCTTGACGTTGTAGGATTTTAGCATTTGAGGTTTATAAAGTCATGAAATGAAACTTTTGTCACAAAGATTGATTccaatttgagagaaaaaagcAAAGGTGCCTGTCTGCCTGAGGGAATATTAATATTTTGCAAGCAATCTTTTCCCCAGTATTAATCTTACTGAATACAACATTTTCATCTTATATGCATTTTCtcctttattttaaatgaggtTTCGccctttttttttctaaaaaaaaaaaactatatggAAGCCTTATAAATTAAAGTATACTTGCTACAGACAAGTGTTTGGGGTCTAGAGTTCTAGACTGAGATTGGGTCCTATAACACATCTGTTTTTGTGTAGGATCCCAAATACATTCTAAAACATCTGGTGCAAACATATTCTAAGTATTAGAACAAACaattaaagtatatatatataacattttgATTATTACAAAAATCTATTCgcgtattttatattttttatttaatgataATCAAATATGTATTTGTTGtgccaaaaattaattttttttagagaaGCCCAAGAGATAAAGCCTATCGGAATTGCAGTTGGCCCAGTGAAAGAAAGTTGCGGCCGGTTACATCCATTACCCAATATGGAAGACGTGGAGTAATCGTGGAATGCGGTTGAAACTTCCCGTGGAGTGTGACAAAGGCAGAAGGAGTAATCAGAAAAAAGGACCGACAAAATCAATTCACAAAAATCTACAGCATAATTTCTGCATAATTtcatcaattctatgttcatTTATTTCGATTTCCAGTAGTcaagtatttgaatttttatgtaTTCCTCCGACTTTCTTGTAAAAATGTTGATCAAATTTCATAACAACACatttaagtttgatgttgtTTATGGATTTCCTGTATAATTTCTTTATTTCCCCAGTTTATGCGTTTTAGTTTGGAGCCATTTCGAAGGAATTATAACTAACGGTCGAATCGAGATTCGCAACGCTTGGTAAACGAAGTTAGATTATTTCACAAATTTGGCACGAACACGTGTCTGGCACGCTCGCAATTTTTGTGATAAACAAGTTGGCACGCCCGGTGGGACCCAATGCCTCCAAAGCGTACTGAGAAGAGTGAAGGAATTCCTCCATCACTGGGGAAAGGTCATCGCTCACAAGAAGAGTTTCAGGAAACTGATG from the Primulina tabacum isolate GXHZ01 chromosome 16, ASM2559414v2, whole genome shotgun sequence genome contains:
- the LOC142528533 gene encoding copper transporter 4-like translates to MNLINPLQAHHNLASAPPPPGAAAHIHHKAYFYWGKESEFLFQGWPDNNSGMYALALVSTTALAILIEFLSNLNLVRPGSSRVATVFFQSGIHAIRAGFGYLVILAVVSYNGGVFIAAVLGHAVGHAIFRGRFAKKEMA